One window of the sulfur-oxidizing endosymbiont of Gigantopelta aegis genome contains the following:
- a CDS encoding type II toxin-antitoxin system VapC family toxin: MDKQYLLDTQCWLYWNISPDKLSDEQYSIIEDGENDIYFSTVSAWEIMIKHKLKKIKLPALPFRYIPDRINKDKLKVLPFSLENSLRIENLPDHHADPFDRFLITQAQTSDMIIITTDPIFELYDVKIIR; encoded by the coding sequence ATGGATAAACAATACCTTTTAGACACGCAATGCTGGCTTTATTGGAATATTAGTCCAGACAAACTCAGTGATGAGCAATATAGCATTATTGAAGATGGCGAGAATGACATTTATTTTTCGACTGTGAGTGCATGGGAAATCATGATCAAACACAAACTAAAAAAAATTAAGTTACCCGCCTTACCTTTTCGCTATATTCCTGATCGCATCAATAAAGATAAGCTGAAAGTACTCCCTTTTTCCTTGGAAAACTCGCTACGCATCGAGAACTTACCCGACCATCATGCCGATCCCTTCGATCGCTTTCTAATCACTCAGGCGCAAACCAGTGACATGATTATTATCACTACCGATCCTATTTTTGAGCTTTATGATGTCAAAATAATACGTTAA
- a CDS encoding type II toxin-antitoxin system Phd/YefM family antitoxin, which produces MIIVNSHEAKINFSRLMTQIANGQEIIITRSGQDFAKVVPIKKINHKRTPGQDKDSAWVADDFDAALPDELQKYFV; this is translated from the coding sequence ATGATCATAGTCAATTCTCATGAAGCTAAAATCAATTTTTCCCGACTAATGACCCAAATTGCCAATGGTCAAGAAATCATTATCACCCGTTCCGGCCAAGATTTTGCTAAAGTCGTACCGATTAAAAAAATCAATCATAAGCGAACCCCTGGTCAGGATAAAGATTCTGCTTGGGTAGCCGATGATTTTGATGCAGCATTGCCCGATGAACTGCAGAAATATTTTGTCTAA